One window of Kryptolebias marmoratus isolate JLee-2015 linkage group LG3, ASM164957v2, whole genome shotgun sequence genomic DNA carries:
- the sh3gl2a gene encoding SH3 domain containing GRB2 like 2a, endophilin A1 isoform X1, protein MSVAGLKKQFHKATQRVSEKVGGAEGTKLDDDFTEMEKRVDTTSRAVMDIITKTTEYLQPNPATRAKMSMMNSMSRMRGQEKGPGYTQTETMLGESMQRFGRELGEESTFGLALMDVGEAMREMGEVKDALDMEVKQNFIDPMQNLHEKDIKEIQHHLKKLQGRRLDFDYKKKRQGKLTDDEIKQALEKFDDSKEIAEQSMFNLLESDIEQVSQLAALVHAQVQYHTRAAEILTQLSSKIDERIRDTSGKPRKEFIPKPRASLELYISENHNGGIHGARSPGPRSPARSPARSPARSPAPLDQPSCRALYDFDPENEGELGFKEGDIITLTNKIDENWYEGMLHGNSGFFPINYVDILVPLPQ, encoded by the exons agagTGAGTGAGAAGGTCGGAGGAGCAGAAGGAACGAAGCTCGATGACGACTTCACTGAAATGGAAAAG AGGGTGGACACCACCTCTCGCGCCGTGATGGACATCATAACAAAGACTACTGAGTATCTGCAGCCGAACCCAG CCACCAGAGCCAAAATGAGCATGATGAACTCCATGTCTCGTATGCGGGGCCAGGAGAAAGGGCCGGGCTACACGCAGACCGAGACCATGCTGGGAGAGTCCATGCAGCGGTTCGGCCGGGAGCTCGGAGAGGAGTCGACCTTCG gtcttgCTCTGATGGATGTTGGAGAAGCCATGCGTGAGATGGGCGAGGTGAAGGACGCTCTGGACATGGAGGTGAAGCAGAACTTCATCGATCCGATGCAGAACCTCCACGAAAAGGACATCAAGGAGATTCAG CATCACCTGAAGAAGCTGCAGGGCCGCCGCCTGGACTTCGACTACAAGAAGAAACGTCAGGGCAAACTGACGGACGACGAGATCAAACAAGCGCTGGAGAAGTTTGACGACTCCAAGGAGATCGCCGAGCAGAGCATGTTCAACTTGTTGGAGAGCGAC ATCGAACAGGTGAGCCAGCTGGCTGCGTTGGTCCACGCCCAGGTGCAGTATCACACCCGGGCCGCTGAAATCCTCACACAGCTCTCCAGCAAGATCGATGAACG GATAAGGGACACCTCTGGCAAACCGAGGAAAGAGTTTATCCCAAAACCGCGAGCGTCTCTGGAGTTGTACATCAGTGAGAACCACAACGGGGGCATCCATGGAGCGCGTTCTCCAG GTCCCAGGTCTCCAG CAAGGTCTCCAG CAAGATCTCCAG CCAGGTCTCCAG CCCCGCTGGACCAGCCCAGCTGCCGCGCCCTGTACGACTTCGACCCCGAGAACGAGGGCGAGCTAGGCTTCAAGGAGGGCGACATCATCACCCTGACCAACAAGATCGACGAGAACTGGTACGAGGGGATGCTGCACGGCAACTCGGGCTTCTTCCCCATCAACTACGTGGACATCCTGGTGCCGCTGCCCCAGTAA
- the sh3gl2a gene encoding SH3 domain containing GRB2 like 2a, endophilin A1 isoform X2 yields the protein MSVAGLKKQFHKATQRVSEKVGGAEGTKLDDDFTEMEKRVDTTSRAVMDIITKTTEYLQPNPATRAKMSMMNSMSRMRGQEKGPGYTQTETMLGESMQRFGRELGEESTFGLALMDVGEAMREMGEVKDALDMEVKQNFIDPMQNLHEKDIKEIQHHLKKLQGRRLDFDYKKKRQGKLTDDEIKQALEKFDDSKEIAEQSMFNLLESDIEQVSQLAALVHAQVQYHTRAAEILTQLSSKIDERIRDTSGKPRKEFIPKPRASLELYISENHNGGIHGARSPGPRSPARSPARSPARSPAPLDQPSCRALYDFDPENEGELGFKEGDIITLTNKIDENWYEGMLHGNSGFFPINYVDILVPLPQ from the exons agagTGAGTGAGAAGGTCGGAGGAGCAGAAGGAACGAAGCTCGATGACGACTTCACTGAAATGGAAAAG AGGGTGGACACCACCTCTCGCGCCGTGATGGACATCATAACAAAGACTACTGAGTATCTGCAGCCGAACCCAG CCACCAGAGCCAAAATGAGCATGATGAACTCCATGTCTCGTATGCGGGGCCAGGAGAAAGGGCCGGGCTACACGCAGACCGAGACCATGCTGGGAGAGTCCATGCAGCGGTTCGGCCGGGAGCTCGGAGAGGAGTCGACCTTCG gtcttgCTCTGATGGATGTTGGAGAAGCCATGCGTGAGATGGGCGAGGTGAAGGACGCTCTGGACATGGAGGTGAAGCAGAACTTCATCGATCCGATGCAGAACCTCCACGAAAAGGACATCAAGGAGATTCAG CATCACCTGAAGAAGCTGCAGGGCCGCCGCCTGGACTTCGACTACAAGAAGAAACGTCAGGGCAAACTGACGGACGACGAGATCAAACAAGCGCTGGAGAAGTTTGACGACTCCAAGGAGATCGCCGAGCAGAGCATGTTCAACTTGTTGGAGAGCGAC ATCGAACAGGTGAGCCAGCTGGCTGCGTTGGTCCACGCCCAGGTGCAGTATCACACCCGGGCCGCTGAAATCCTCACACAGCTCTCCAGCAAGATCGATGAACG GATAAGGGACACCTCTGGCAAACCGAGGAAAGAGTTTATCCCAAAACCGCGAGCGTCTCTGGAGTTGTACATCAGTGAGAACCACAACGGGGGCATCCATGGAGCGCGTTCTCCAG GTCCCAGGTCTCCAG CAAGGTCTCCAG CAAGATC TCCAGCCAGGTCTCCAG CCCCGCTGGACCAGCCCAGCTGCCGCGCCCTGTACGACTTCGACCCCGAGAACGAGGGCGAGCTAGGCTTCAAGGAGGGCGACATCATCACCCTGACCAACAAGATCGACGAGAACTGGTACGAGGGGATGCTGCACGGCAACTCGGGCTTCTTCCCCATCAACTACGTGGACATCCTGGTGCCGCTGCCCCAGTAA
- the sh3gl2a gene encoding SH3 domain containing GRB2 like 2a, endophilin A1 isoform X5, with protein MSVAGLKKQFHKATQRVSEKVGGAEGTKLDDDFTEMEKRVDTTSRAVMDIITKTTEYLQPNPATRAKMSMMNSMSRMRGQEKGPGYTQTETMLGESMQRFGRELGEESTFGLALMDVGEAMREMGEVKDALDMEVKQNFIDPMQNLHEKDIKEIQHHLKKLQGRRLDFDYKKKRQGKLTDDEIKQALEKFDDSKEIAEQSMFNLLESDIEQVSQLAALVHAQVQYHTRAAEILTQLSSKIDERIRDTSGKPRKEFIPKPRASLELYISENHNGGIHGARSPGPRSPARSPARSPAPLDQPSCRALYDFDPENEGELGFKEGDIITLTNKIDENWYEGMLHGNSGFFPINYVDILVPLPQ; from the exons agagTGAGTGAGAAGGTCGGAGGAGCAGAAGGAACGAAGCTCGATGACGACTTCACTGAAATGGAAAAG AGGGTGGACACCACCTCTCGCGCCGTGATGGACATCATAACAAAGACTACTGAGTATCTGCAGCCGAACCCAG CCACCAGAGCCAAAATGAGCATGATGAACTCCATGTCTCGTATGCGGGGCCAGGAGAAAGGGCCGGGCTACACGCAGACCGAGACCATGCTGGGAGAGTCCATGCAGCGGTTCGGCCGGGAGCTCGGAGAGGAGTCGACCTTCG gtcttgCTCTGATGGATGTTGGAGAAGCCATGCGTGAGATGGGCGAGGTGAAGGACGCTCTGGACATGGAGGTGAAGCAGAACTTCATCGATCCGATGCAGAACCTCCACGAAAAGGACATCAAGGAGATTCAG CATCACCTGAAGAAGCTGCAGGGCCGCCGCCTGGACTTCGACTACAAGAAGAAACGTCAGGGCAAACTGACGGACGACGAGATCAAACAAGCGCTGGAGAAGTTTGACGACTCCAAGGAGATCGCCGAGCAGAGCATGTTCAACTTGTTGGAGAGCGAC ATCGAACAGGTGAGCCAGCTGGCTGCGTTGGTCCACGCCCAGGTGCAGTATCACACCCGGGCCGCTGAAATCCTCACACAGCTCTCCAGCAAGATCGATGAACG GATAAGGGACACCTCTGGCAAACCGAGGAAAGAGTTTATCCCAAAACCGCGAGCGTCTCTGGAGTTGTACATCAGTGAGAACCACAACGGGGGCATCCATGGAGCGCGTTCTCCAG GTCCCAGGTCTCCAG CAAGGTCTCCAG CCAGGTCTCCAG CCCCGCTGGACCAGCCCAGCTGCCGCGCCCTGTACGACTTCGACCCCGAGAACGAGGGCGAGCTAGGCTTCAAGGAGGGCGACATCATCACCCTGACCAACAAGATCGACGAGAACTGGTACGAGGGGATGCTGCACGGCAACTCGGGCTTCTTCCCCATCAACTACGTGGACATCCTGGTGCCGCTGCCCCAGTAA
- the sh3gl2a gene encoding SH3 domain containing GRB2 like 2a, endophilin A1 isoform X6 has translation MSVAGLKKQFHKATQRVSEKVGGAEGTKLDDDFTEMEKRVDTTSRAVMDIITKTTEYLQPNPATRAKMSMMNSMSRMRGQEKGPGYTQTETMLGESMQRFGRELGEESTFGLALMDVGEAMREMGEVKDALDMEVKQNFIDPMQNLHEKDIKEIQHHLKKLQGRRLDFDYKKKRQGKLTDDEIKQALEKFDDSKEIAEQSMFNLLESDIEQVSQLAALVHAQVQYHTRAAEILTQLSSKIDERIRDTSGKPRKEFIPKPRASLELYISENHNGGIHGARSPGPRSPARSPAPLDQPSCRALYDFDPENEGELGFKEGDIITLTNKIDENWYEGMLHGNSGFFPINYVDILVPLPQ, from the exons agagTGAGTGAGAAGGTCGGAGGAGCAGAAGGAACGAAGCTCGATGACGACTTCACTGAAATGGAAAAG AGGGTGGACACCACCTCTCGCGCCGTGATGGACATCATAACAAAGACTACTGAGTATCTGCAGCCGAACCCAG CCACCAGAGCCAAAATGAGCATGATGAACTCCATGTCTCGTATGCGGGGCCAGGAGAAAGGGCCGGGCTACACGCAGACCGAGACCATGCTGGGAGAGTCCATGCAGCGGTTCGGCCGGGAGCTCGGAGAGGAGTCGACCTTCG gtcttgCTCTGATGGATGTTGGAGAAGCCATGCGTGAGATGGGCGAGGTGAAGGACGCTCTGGACATGGAGGTGAAGCAGAACTTCATCGATCCGATGCAGAACCTCCACGAAAAGGACATCAAGGAGATTCAG CATCACCTGAAGAAGCTGCAGGGCCGCCGCCTGGACTTCGACTACAAGAAGAAACGTCAGGGCAAACTGACGGACGACGAGATCAAACAAGCGCTGGAGAAGTTTGACGACTCCAAGGAGATCGCCGAGCAGAGCATGTTCAACTTGTTGGAGAGCGAC ATCGAACAGGTGAGCCAGCTGGCTGCGTTGGTCCACGCCCAGGTGCAGTATCACACCCGGGCCGCTGAAATCCTCACACAGCTCTCCAGCAAGATCGATGAACG GATAAGGGACACCTCTGGCAAACCGAGGAAAGAGTTTATCCCAAAACCGCGAGCGTCTCTGGAGTTGTACATCAGTGAGAACCACAACGGGGGCATCCATGGAGCGCGTTCTCCAG GTCCCAGGTCTCCAG CCAGGTCTCCAG CCCCGCTGGACCAGCCCAGCTGCCGCGCCCTGTACGACTTCGACCCCGAGAACGAGGGCGAGCTAGGCTTCAAGGAGGGCGACATCATCACCCTGACCAACAAGATCGACGAGAACTGGTACGAGGGGATGCTGCACGGCAACTCGGGCTTCTTCCCCATCAACTACGTGGACATCCTGGTGCCGCTGCCCCAGTAA
- the sh3gl2a gene encoding SH3 domain containing GRB2 like 2a, endophilin A1 isoform X7, with translation MSVAGLKKQFHKATQRVSEKVGGAEGTKLDDDFTEMEKRVDTTSRAVMDIITKTTEYLQPNPATRAKMSMMNSMSRMRGQEKGPGYTQTETMLGESMQRFGRELGEESTFGLALMDVGEAMREMGEVKDALDMEVKQNFIDPMQNLHEKDIKEIQHHLKKLQGRRLDFDYKKKRQGKLTDDEIKQALEKFDDSKEIAEQSMFNLLESDIEQVSQLAALVHAQVQYHTRAAEILTQLSSKIDERIRDTSGKPRKEFIPKPRASLELYISENHNGGIHGARSPARSPAPLDQPSCRALYDFDPENEGELGFKEGDIITLTNKIDENWYEGMLHGNSGFFPINYVDILVPLPQ, from the exons agagTGAGTGAGAAGGTCGGAGGAGCAGAAGGAACGAAGCTCGATGACGACTTCACTGAAATGGAAAAG AGGGTGGACACCACCTCTCGCGCCGTGATGGACATCATAACAAAGACTACTGAGTATCTGCAGCCGAACCCAG CCACCAGAGCCAAAATGAGCATGATGAACTCCATGTCTCGTATGCGGGGCCAGGAGAAAGGGCCGGGCTACACGCAGACCGAGACCATGCTGGGAGAGTCCATGCAGCGGTTCGGCCGGGAGCTCGGAGAGGAGTCGACCTTCG gtcttgCTCTGATGGATGTTGGAGAAGCCATGCGTGAGATGGGCGAGGTGAAGGACGCTCTGGACATGGAGGTGAAGCAGAACTTCATCGATCCGATGCAGAACCTCCACGAAAAGGACATCAAGGAGATTCAG CATCACCTGAAGAAGCTGCAGGGCCGCCGCCTGGACTTCGACTACAAGAAGAAACGTCAGGGCAAACTGACGGACGACGAGATCAAACAAGCGCTGGAGAAGTTTGACGACTCCAAGGAGATCGCCGAGCAGAGCATGTTCAACTTGTTGGAGAGCGAC ATCGAACAGGTGAGCCAGCTGGCTGCGTTGGTCCACGCCCAGGTGCAGTATCACACCCGGGCCGCTGAAATCCTCACACAGCTCTCCAGCAAGATCGATGAACG GATAAGGGACACCTCTGGCAAACCGAGGAAAGAGTTTATCCCAAAACCGCGAGCGTCTCTGGAGTTGTACATCAGTGAGAACCACAACGGGGGCATCCATGGAGCGCGTTCTCCAG CCAGGTCTCCAG CCCCGCTGGACCAGCCCAGCTGCCGCGCCCTGTACGACTTCGACCCCGAGAACGAGGGCGAGCTAGGCTTCAAGGAGGGCGACATCATCACCCTGACCAACAAGATCGACGAGAACTGGTACGAGGGGATGCTGCACGGCAACTCGGGCTTCTTCCCCATCAACTACGTGGACATCCTGGTGCCGCTGCCCCAGTAA
- the sh3gl2a gene encoding SH3 domain containing GRB2 like 2a, endophilin A1 isoform X3, with translation MSVAGLKKQFHKATQRVSEKVGGAEGTKLDDDFTEMEKRVDTTSRAVMDIITKTTEYLQPNPATRAKMSMMNSMSRMRGQEKGPGYTQTETMLGESMQRFGRELGEESTFGLALMDVGEAMREMGEVKDALDMEVKQNFIDPMQNLHEKDIKEIQHHLKKLQGRRLDFDYKKKRQGKLTDDEIKQALEKFDDSKEIAEQSMFNLLESDIEQVSQLAALVHAQVQYHTRAAEILTQLSSKIDERIRDTSGKPRKEFIPKPRASLELYISENHNGGIHGARSPGPRSPARSPARSPAPLDQPSCRALYDFDPENEGELGFKEGDIITLTNKIDENWYEGMLHGNSGFFPINYVDILVPLPQ, from the exons agagTGAGTGAGAAGGTCGGAGGAGCAGAAGGAACGAAGCTCGATGACGACTTCACTGAAATGGAAAAG AGGGTGGACACCACCTCTCGCGCCGTGATGGACATCATAACAAAGACTACTGAGTATCTGCAGCCGAACCCAG CCACCAGAGCCAAAATGAGCATGATGAACTCCATGTCTCGTATGCGGGGCCAGGAGAAAGGGCCGGGCTACACGCAGACCGAGACCATGCTGGGAGAGTCCATGCAGCGGTTCGGCCGGGAGCTCGGAGAGGAGTCGACCTTCG gtcttgCTCTGATGGATGTTGGAGAAGCCATGCGTGAGATGGGCGAGGTGAAGGACGCTCTGGACATGGAGGTGAAGCAGAACTTCATCGATCCGATGCAGAACCTCCACGAAAAGGACATCAAGGAGATTCAG CATCACCTGAAGAAGCTGCAGGGCCGCCGCCTGGACTTCGACTACAAGAAGAAACGTCAGGGCAAACTGACGGACGACGAGATCAAACAAGCGCTGGAGAAGTTTGACGACTCCAAGGAGATCGCCGAGCAGAGCATGTTCAACTTGTTGGAGAGCGAC ATCGAACAGGTGAGCCAGCTGGCTGCGTTGGTCCACGCCCAGGTGCAGTATCACACCCGGGCCGCTGAAATCCTCACACAGCTCTCCAGCAAGATCGATGAACG GATAAGGGACACCTCTGGCAAACCGAGGAAAGAGTTTATCCCAAAACCGCGAGCGTCTCTGGAGTTGTACATCAGTGAGAACCACAACGGGGGCATCCATGGAGCGCGTTCTCCAG GTCCCAGGTCTCCAG CAAGATCTCCAG CCAGGTCTCCAG CCCCGCTGGACCAGCCCAGCTGCCGCGCCCTGTACGACTTCGACCCCGAGAACGAGGGCGAGCTAGGCTTCAAGGAGGGCGACATCATCACCCTGACCAACAAGATCGACGAGAACTGGTACGAGGGGATGCTGCACGGCAACTCGGGCTTCTTCCCCATCAACTACGTGGACATCCTGGTGCCGCTGCCCCAGTAA
- the sh3gl2a gene encoding SH3 domain containing GRB2 like 2a, endophilin A1 isoform X4 yields MSVAGLKKQFHKATQRVSEKVGGAEGTKLDDDFTEMEKRVDTTSRAVMDIITKTTEYLQPNPATRAKMSMMNSMSRMRGQEKGPGYTQTETMLGESMQRFGRELGEESTFGLALMDVGEAMREMGEVKDALDMEVKQNFIDPMQNLHEKDIKEIQHHLKKLQGRRLDFDYKKKRQGKLTDDEIKQALEKFDDSKEIAEQSMFNLLESDIEQVSQLAALVHAQVQYHTRAAEILTQLSSKIDERIRDTSGKPRKEFIPKPRASLELYISENHNGGIHGARSPGPRSPARSPARSPAPLDQPSCRALYDFDPENEGELGFKEGDIITLTNKIDENWYEGMLHGNSGFFPINYVDILVPLPQ; encoded by the exons agagTGAGTGAGAAGGTCGGAGGAGCAGAAGGAACGAAGCTCGATGACGACTTCACTGAAATGGAAAAG AGGGTGGACACCACCTCTCGCGCCGTGATGGACATCATAACAAAGACTACTGAGTATCTGCAGCCGAACCCAG CCACCAGAGCCAAAATGAGCATGATGAACTCCATGTCTCGTATGCGGGGCCAGGAGAAAGGGCCGGGCTACACGCAGACCGAGACCATGCTGGGAGAGTCCATGCAGCGGTTCGGCCGGGAGCTCGGAGAGGAGTCGACCTTCG gtcttgCTCTGATGGATGTTGGAGAAGCCATGCGTGAGATGGGCGAGGTGAAGGACGCTCTGGACATGGAGGTGAAGCAGAACTTCATCGATCCGATGCAGAACCTCCACGAAAAGGACATCAAGGAGATTCAG CATCACCTGAAGAAGCTGCAGGGCCGCCGCCTGGACTTCGACTACAAGAAGAAACGTCAGGGCAAACTGACGGACGACGAGATCAAACAAGCGCTGGAGAAGTTTGACGACTCCAAGGAGATCGCCGAGCAGAGCATGTTCAACTTGTTGGAGAGCGAC ATCGAACAGGTGAGCCAGCTGGCTGCGTTGGTCCACGCCCAGGTGCAGTATCACACCCGGGCCGCTGAAATCCTCACACAGCTCTCCAGCAAGATCGATGAACG GATAAGGGACACCTCTGGCAAACCGAGGAAAGAGTTTATCCCAAAACCGCGAGCGTCTCTGGAGTTGTACATCAGTGAGAACCACAACGGGGGCATCCATGGAGCGCGTTCTCCAG GTCCCAGGTCTCCAG CAAGATC TCCAGCCAGGTCTCCAG CCCCGCTGGACCAGCCCAGCTGCCGCGCCCTGTACGACTTCGACCCCGAGAACGAGGGCGAGCTAGGCTTCAAGGAGGGCGACATCATCACCCTGACCAACAAGATCGACGAGAACTGGTACGAGGGGATGCTGCACGGCAACTCGGGCTTCTTCCCCATCAACTACGTGGACATCCTGGTGCCGCTGCCCCAGTAA
- the sh3gl2a gene encoding SH3 domain containing GRB2 like 2a, endophilin A1 isoform X8, whose amino-acid sequence MSVAGLKKQFHKATQRVSEKVGGAEGTKLDDDFTEMEKRVDTTSRAVMDIITKTTEYLQPNPATRAKMSMMNSMSRMRGQEKGPGYTQTETMLGESMQRFGRELGEESTFGLALMDVGEAMREMGEVKDALDMEVKQNFIDPMQNLHEKDIKEIQHHLKKLQGRRLDFDYKKKRQGKLTDDEIKQALEKFDDSKEIAEQSMFNLLESDIEQVSQLAALVHAQVQYHTRAAEILTQLSSKIDERIRDTSGKPRKEFIPKPRASLELYISENHNGGIHGARSPAPLDQPSCRALYDFDPENEGELGFKEGDIITLTNKIDENWYEGMLHGNSGFFPINYVDILVPLPQ is encoded by the exons agagTGAGTGAGAAGGTCGGAGGAGCAGAAGGAACGAAGCTCGATGACGACTTCACTGAAATGGAAAAG AGGGTGGACACCACCTCTCGCGCCGTGATGGACATCATAACAAAGACTACTGAGTATCTGCAGCCGAACCCAG CCACCAGAGCCAAAATGAGCATGATGAACTCCATGTCTCGTATGCGGGGCCAGGAGAAAGGGCCGGGCTACACGCAGACCGAGACCATGCTGGGAGAGTCCATGCAGCGGTTCGGCCGGGAGCTCGGAGAGGAGTCGACCTTCG gtcttgCTCTGATGGATGTTGGAGAAGCCATGCGTGAGATGGGCGAGGTGAAGGACGCTCTGGACATGGAGGTGAAGCAGAACTTCATCGATCCGATGCAGAACCTCCACGAAAAGGACATCAAGGAGATTCAG CATCACCTGAAGAAGCTGCAGGGCCGCCGCCTGGACTTCGACTACAAGAAGAAACGTCAGGGCAAACTGACGGACGACGAGATCAAACAAGCGCTGGAGAAGTTTGACGACTCCAAGGAGATCGCCGAGCAGAGCATGTTCAACTTGTTGGAGAGCGAC ATCGAACAGGTGAGCCAGCTGGCTGCGTTGGTCCACGCCCAGGTGCAGTATCACACCCGGGCCGCTGAAATCCTCACACAGCTCTCCAGCAAGATCGATGAACG GATAAGGGACACCTCTGGCAAACCGAGGAAAGAGTTTATCCCAAAACCGCGAGCGTCTCTGGAGTTGTACATCAGTGAGAACCACAACGGGGGCATCCATGGAGCGCGTTCTCCAG CCCCGCTGGACCAGCCCAGCTGCCGCGCCCTGTACGACTTCGACCCCGAGAACGAGGGCGAGCTAGGCTTCAAGGAGGGCGACATCATCACCCTGACCAACAAGATCGACGAGAACTGGTACGAGGGGATGCTGCACGGCAACTCGGGCTTCTTCCCCATCAACTACGTGGACATCCTGGTGCCGCTGCCCCAGTAA
- the foxe1 gene encoding forkhead box protein E1: MTMPVVKVEKDSPADSTVPSSNPSPQTEEQPRGRRRKRPLQRGKPPYSYIALISMAIANSPDRKLTLGGIYKFITERFPFYRDNSKKWQNSIRHNLTLNDCFIKIPREPGRPGKGNYWALDPNAEDMFESGSFLRRRKRFKRCDLSTYASYVHDTPVFSPVQITRSAGYSNAVYPNMTVSPTYGQQLPSAYYPSSSPPGFGHGQTRMFSINNIIGHPTSASMLAGQGSEMMQQPNRNFSPEGLPNGSNTCSLGALGFQTQPCGGALPPRASAHPGFTYSGPSGHPHHTHQGSYGQGHGQGYAAAGRIHASAHGPADGVEHYGRVSPVQLGSFSQYNGTAGPVSNTGGYLRHASYPGNMERFVPAI; the protein is encoded by the coding sequence aTGACAATGCCTGTGGTCAAAGTGGAAAAAGACTCTCCAGCAGACAGCACCGTTCCTTCCTCCAACCCTTCGCCGCAGACAGAGGAGCAGCCcagaggcaggaggaggaagagaccCCTTCAGAGGGGCAAGCCGCCGTACAGCTACATCGCACTCATTTCCATGGCCATAGCCAACTCCCCCGACCGCAAACTGACACTGGGGGGCATCTACAAGTTCATCACGGAGCGGTTCCCCTTCTACAGGGACAACTCGAAGAAGTGGCAGAACTCCATTCGCCACAACCTGACTCTCAACGACTGCTTCATCAAGATCCCTCGAGAGCCGGGCCGGCCGGGAAAGGGCAACTACTGGGCCCTGGACCCCAACGCCGAGGACATGTTCGAGAGCGGCAGCTTCCTGAGGCGCAGGAAGAGGTTCAAGCGCTGCGACCTGAGCACCTACGCGTCGTACGTGCACGACACGCCAGTGTTCTCTCCGGTCCAGATCACCCGGTCGGCTGGGTACTCCAACGCCGTCTACCCCAACATGACCGTCAGCCCGACCTACGGCCAGCAGCTGCCCTCCGCCTATTACCCCTCCTCGTCACCGCCCGGGTTCGGACACGGTCAGACCCGTATGTTCAGCATCAACAACATCATAGGACACCCGACCTCAGCCAGCATGCTGGCGGGTCAAGGGTCAGAGATGATGCAGCAGCCCAACCGGAACTTCAGCCCCGAGGGTCTGCCCAACGGATCGAACACCTGCAGCCTGGGGGCGCTGGGTTTCCAGACTCAGCCGTGCGGGGGGGCCCTGCCGCCCCGCGCCTCGGCCCACCCGGGGTTCACCTACTCCGGGCCGAGCGGCCACCCGCATCACACCCACCAGGGCTCCTACGGACAGGGCCACGGACAGGGGTACGCAGCGGCGGGGCGGATCCACGCCTCGGCTCACGGGCCCGCGGACGGCGTGGAGCACTACGGCAGGGTGTCCCCGGTGCAGCTGGGCTCCTTCTCCCAGTACAACGGCACAGCGGGGCCCGTCAGCAACACCGGGGGGTACCTGAGACACGCCTCCTACCCGGGGAACATGGAGCGCTTCGTTCCCGCCATCTGA